From a region of the Triticum aestivum cultivar Chinese Spring chromosome 7D, IWGSC CS RefSeq v2.1, whole genome shotgun sequence genome:
- the LOC123168998 gene encoding calcium-transporting ATPase 5, plasma membrane-type isoform X1, whose protein sequence is MAVGSSPTPPEIRSPERDRPEDAAGAEGEEEEEEFGDAFDIPHKNASHDSLLRWRQAALVLNASRRFRYTLDLKKEEEKEIIRRTIRSHAQVIRAVFLFKEAGENDPREAYTGIKFTTASRGFPIEMEKLKTLNRDHDSVLLQEIRGVKGLSDLLKSNLDRGINPTEDELLQRRDVFGANTYPRKKRKSILRFVFDACKDLTLIILMVAAAISLTLGMATEGVKEGWYEGGSIFLAVFLVILVTATSDYRQSLQFQHLNEEKQNIQVEVLRGGKRFRTSIFDLVVGDVVPLNIGDQVPADGILISGHSLAIDESSMTGESKTVHKDQKAPFLMSGCKVADGYGSMLVTGVGINTEWGQLMANLSEDNGEETPLQVRLNGVATFIGMVGLSVAGVVLGVLAIRYFTGHTKNPDGTVQFRAGTTGLKQGFMGAIRILTIAVTIVVVAVPEGLPLAVTLTLAYSMRKMMRDKALVRRLSSCETMGSATTICSDKTGTLTLNKMTVVEAHFIGTRLDPCDDVRAISSSSAALLIEGIAQNTTGTVFLPEDGGAADVTGSPTEKAILSWGLKIGMDFNDVRSKSSVLHVFPFNSEKKRGGVAVQSDTGVHIHWKGAAELVLSSCKSWLSLDGSVQPMGAQKRNEYKKSIEDMAKSSLRCVAFAYCQCDIEKIPKEDIADWKLPEEDLTLLGIVGIKDPCRPGVRSAVQLCKNAGVKVRMVTGDNIETAKAIALECGILDANGVISEPFVIEGKAFREMSEIARGEIADKITVMGRSSPNDKLLLVQALKRKGHVVAVTGDGTNDAPALHEADIGLAMGMSGTEVAKESSDIIILDDDFTSVVKVVRWGRSVYANIQKFIQFQLTVNVAALVINVIAAVSSGDVPLNAVELLWVNLIMDTLGALALATEPPTDNLMKRQPVGRREPLVTNIMWRNLFVQAIYQIAILLIFNFSGKKILRLQNESPDNAEKMKNTFIFNTFVFCQIFNEFNARKPEERNVFKGVTKNHLFMGIVCVTTVFQILIVEFLGKFFKIVRLNWSLWLVSVAIGVVSWPLAYLGKFIPVPVRPLQAYFKPCWKSSRRDEEEGRQG, encoded by the exons ATGGCGGTCGGGAGCTCGCCGACGCCGCCGGAGATCCGCTCGCCGGAGCGGGACAGGCCGGAGGATGCGGCGGGCgcggagggcgaggaggaggaggaggagttcggtGACGCCTTCGATATACCCCATAAGAACGCATCCCACGACAGCTTGCTCCGATGGAGG CAAGCTGCTCTTGTGCTGAATGCTTCACGTCGGTTTAGATATACTCTAGACCTTAAAAAGGAGGAAGAGAAAGAGATAATTAGAAGAACAATCCGATCACATGCACAAGTGATACGG GCAGTATTTCTTTTCAAAGAAGCCGGAGAAAATGATCCCAGAG AAGCTTATACTGGTATAAAATTTACAACGGCCTCTCGAGGTTTTCCAATTGAAATGGAAAAGCTTAAAACTTTAAACAGAGATCATGACAGTGTTCTTCTTCAGGAAATTAGAGGA GTTAAGGGGCTGTCAGATTTATTAAAGAGTAATTTAGACAGGGGAATTAATCCAACTGAGGATGAATTGTTACAAAGGAGGGATGTTTTCGGAGCAAATACATATCCACGCAAGAAAAGAAAAAGCATACTG CGTTTTGTATTTGATGCATGCAAAGATTTAACTCTCATCATTCTAATGGTAGCTGCTGCCATATCTCTTACGTTGGGCATGGCCACAGAG GGTGTCAAGGAAGGATGGTATGAGGGGGGGAGTATTTTTTTAGCTGTTTTTCTTGTGATACTTGTCACCG CAACCAGTGATTACAGGCAATCACTTCAGTTTCAACATCTGAATGAGGAGAAACAGAACATACAAGTGGAG GTTCTTAGAGGTGGTAAAAGATTTCGAACTTCAATATTTGACCTTGTTGTGGGTGATGTGGTTCCCCTGAATATTGGTGACCAA GTTCCTGCTGATGGTATCCTGATATCTGGCCATTCTCTTGCAATTGACGAATCAAGTATGACTGGGGAATCAAAAACT GTTCACAAGGATCAAAAGGCTCCGTTCTTGATGTCTGGTTGCAAGGTTGCAGATGGCTATGGTTCTATGTTG GTAACAGGTGTGGGTATCAACACTGAATGGGGCCAGTTGATGGCTAACCTTTCTGAAGATAATGGTGAAGAAACCCCATTGCAG GTGCGTTTGAATGGTGTTGCTACTTTTATTGGCATGGTGGGTCTGTCAGTAGCTGGTGTTGTACTTGGCGTGCTTGCGATAAG ATATTTTACTGGACATACCAAGAATCCGGATGGGACTGTTCAATTTCGGGCTGGAACTACTGGTCTCAAACAAGGATTTATGGGTGCAATCAGAATTTTAACAATCGCC GTAACCATCGTAGTTGTTGCTGTGCCTGAGGGACTTCCACTGGCCGTAACATTGAC ACTTGCGTATTCAATGCGAAAGATGATGCGAGACAAGGCGCTG GTGAGGCGGCTCTCATCTTGTGAAACAATGGGATCAGCGACTACTATATGTAGTGATAAGACAGGAACTCTCACCTTGAATAAG ATGACAGTTGTGGAGGCACACTTTATCGGGACAAGGTTGGATCCTTGTGATGATGTTAGGGCAATCTCAAGTAGTTCAGCGGCACTGCTTATTGAAGGAATTGCACAAAACACTACAGGAACTGTATTTTTGCCAGAG GATGGGGGAGCAGCTGATGTTACAGGTTCACCAACTGAAAAAGCCATTCTTTCTTGGGGCCTTAAG ATAGGGATGGATTTCAATGATGTTCGGTCAAAGTCTTCAGTTCTTCATGTATTTCCATTTAATTCAGAGAAGAAGCGAGGTGGTGTTGCAGTGCAG TCAGATACCGGGGTCCACATCCATTGGAAAGGTGCAGCTGAGTTAGTGCTATCATCTTGCAAAAGTTGGCTTTCTCTGGATGGTTCAGTTCAGCCAATGGGTGCACAGAAG CGTAATGAGTACAAGAAATCAATTGAAGACATGGCAAAGAGTTCACTACGATGTGTTGCTTTTGCATATTGTCAATGTGATATTGAAAAAATTCCGAAGGAAGACATAGCTGATTGGAAGTTACCTGAGGAGGATCTGACTCTTCTTGGTATTGTGGGCATAAAG GATCCATGTCGCCCAGGAGTGAGGAGTGCTGTACAATTATGCAAAAATGCTGGTGTAAAG GTGCGCATGGTCACAGGAGATAATATTGAAACAGCCAAGGCAATAGCGTTGGAGTGCGGAATACTAGATGCAAATGGTGTTATTTCAGAGCCATTTGTAATAGAGGGAAAAGCGTTCCGCGAGATGTCTGAAATTGCAAGAGGAGAGATTGCTGACAAGATAACT GTCATGGGAAGATCATCTCCAAATGACAAACTTTTGCTTGTCCAAGCTTTGAAAAGGAAAGGCCATGTTGTGGCTGTCACTGGTGATGGCACAAATGATGCCCCTGCATTGCATGAG GCTGATATAGGTCTTGCAATGGGCATGTCAGGGACAGAAGTTGCTAAAGAAAGCTCTGACATTATAATCTTGGATGATGACTTCACATCTGTTGTGAAG GTTGTTCGCTGGGGACGCTCTGTCTATGCAAATATTCAGAAATTCATCCAGTTCCAGCTTACTGTTAACGTTGCCGCACTTGTGATTAATGTTATTGCAGCTGTGTCATCTGGTGACGTGCCTCTAAATGCTGTTGAG CTTCTCTGGGTGAACCTTATCATGGATACACTGGGAGCTCTTGCTTTAGCAACTGAACCACCAACAGACAACCTTATGAAGAGACAGCCTGTTGGTCGAAG GGAGCCACTTGTGACCAATATTATGTGGAGAAACTTGTTTGTCCAG GCCATTTACCAAATAGCAATCCTTCTTATCTTTAATTTCTCTGGAAAAAAGATTCTACGGCTGCAGAATGAAAGTCCAGATAACGCCGAGAAAATGAAGAACACATTTATCTTCAATACATTTGTATTTTGCCAG ATCTTCAACGAGTTCAATGCGCGTAAGCCTGAGGAAAGGAATGTCTTCAAAGGAGTAACAAAGAATCACCTCTTCATGGGAATAGTTTGTGTAACTACCGTGTTTCAG ATACTAATAGTTGAATTCCTGGGAAAGTTCTTTAAAATTGTGAGACTTAACTGGAGTCTATGGTTAGTTTCAGTTGCCATTGGCGTCGTAAG CTGGCCTTTGGCTTATCTAGGGAAATTCATTCCAGTTCCTGTAAGACCTCTCCAGGCCTATTTCAAGCCTTGTTGGAAATCATCACGCCGAG ACGAAGAGGAAGGCAGGCAGGGCTAA
- the LOC123168998 gene encoding calcium-transporting ATPase 5, plasma membrane-type isoform X2 yields MEKLKTLNRDHDSVLLQEIRGVKGLSDLLKSNLDRGINPTEDELLQRRDVFGANTYPRKKRKSILRFVFDACKDLTLIILMVAAAISLTLGMATEGVKEGWYEGGSIFLAVFLVILVTATSDYRQSLQFQHLNEEKQNIQVEVLRGGKRFRTSIFDLVVGDVVPLNIGDQVPADGILISGHSLAIDESSMTGESKTVHKDQKAPFLMSGCKVADGYGSMLVTGVGINTEWGQLMANLSEDNGEETPLQVRLNGVATFIGMVGLSVAGVVLGVLAIRYFTGHTKNPDGTVQFRAGTTGLKQGFMGAIRILTIAVTIVVVAVPEGLPLAVTLTLAYSMRKMMRDKALVRRLSSCETMGSATTICSDKTGTLTLNKMTVVEAHFIGTRLDPCDDVRAISSSSAALLIEGIAQNTTGTVFLPEDGGAADVTGSPTEKAILSWGLKIGMDFNDVRSKSSVLHVFPFNSEKKRGGVAVQSDTGVHIHWKGAAELVLSSCKSWLSLDGSVQPMGAQKRNEYKKSIEDMAKSSLRCVAFAYCQCDIEKIPKEDIADWKLPEEDLTLLGIVGIKDPCRPGVRSAVQLCKNAGVKVRMVTGDNIETAKAIALECGILDANGVISEPFVIEGKAFREMSEIARGEIADKITVMGRSSPNDKLLLVQALKRKGHVVAVTGDGTNDAPALHEADIGLAMGMSGTEVAKESSDIIILDDDFTSVVKVVRWGRSVYANIQKFIQFQLTVNVAALVINVIAAVSSGDVPLNAVELLWVNLIMDTLGALALATEPPTDNLMKRQPVGRREPLVTNIMWRNLFVQAIYQIAILLIFNFSGKKILRLQNESPDNAEKMKNTFIFNTFVFCQIFNEFNARKPEERNVFKGVTKNHLFMGIVCVTTVFQILIVEFLGKFFKIVRLNWSLWLVSVAIGVVSWPLAYLGKFIPVPVRPLQAYFKPCWKSSRRDEEEGRQG; encoded by the exons ATGGAAAAGCTTAAAACTTTAAACAGAGATCATGACAGTGTTCTTCTTCAGGAAATTAGAGGA GTTAAGGGGCTGTCAGATTTATTAAAGAGTAATTTAGACAGGGGAATTAATCCAACTGAGGATGAATTGTTACAAAGGAGGGATGTTTTCGGAGCAAATACATATCCACGCAAGAAAAGAAAAAGCATACTG CGTTTTGTATTTGATGCATGCAAAGATTTAACTCTCATCATTCTAATGGTAGCTGCTGCCATATCTCTTACGTTGGGCATGGCCACAGAG GGTGTCAAGGAAGGATGGTATGAGGGGGGGAGTATTTTTTTAGCTGTTTTTCTTGTGATACTTGTCACCG CAACCAGTGATTACAGGCAATCACTTCAGTTTCAACATCTGAATGAGGAGAAACAGAACATACAAGTGGAG GTTCTTAGAGGTGGTAAAAGATTTCGAACTTCAATATTTGACCTTGTTGTGGGTGATGTGGTTCCCCTGAATATTGGTGACCAA GTTCCTGCTGATGGTATCCTGATATCTGGCCATTCTCTTGCAATTGACGAATCAAGTATGACTGGGGAATCAAAAACT GTTCACAAGGATCAAAAGGCTCCGTTCTTGATGTCTGGTTGCAAGGTTGCAGATGGCTATGGTTCTATGTTG GTAACAGGTGTGGGTATCAACACTGAATGGGGCCAGTTGATGGCTAACCTTTCTGAAGATAATGGTGAAGAAACCCCATTGCAG GTGCGTTTGAATGGTGTTGCTACTTTTATTGGCATGGTGGGTCTGTCAGTAGCTGGTGTTGTACTTGGCGTGCTTGCGATAAG ATATTTTACTGGACATACCAAGAATCCGGATGGGACTGTTCAATTTCGGGCTGGAACTACTGGTCTCAAACAAGGATTTATGGGTGCAATCAGAATTTTAACAATCGCC GTAACCATCGTAGTTGTTGCTGTGCCTGAGGGACTTCCACTGGCCGTAACATTGAC ACTTGCGTATTCAATGCGAAAGATGATGCGAGACAAGGCGCTG GTGAGGCGGCTCTCATCTTGTGAAACAATGGGATCAGCGACTACTATATGTAGTGATAAGACAGGAACTCTCACCTTGAATAAG ATGACAGTTGTGGAGGCACACTTTATCGGGACAAGGTTGGATCCTTGTGATGATGTTAGGGCAATCTCAAGTAGTTCAGCGGCACTGCTTATTGAAGGAATTGCACAAAACACTACAGGAACTGTATTTTTGCCAGAG GATGGGGGAGCAGCTGATGTTACAGGTTCACCAACTGAAAAAGCCATTCTTTCTTGGGGCCTTAAG ATAGGGATGGATTTCAATGATGTTCGGTCAAAGTCTTCAGTTCTTCATGTATTTCCATTTAATTCAGAGAAGAAGCGAGGTGGTGTTGCAGTGCAG TCAGATACCGGGGTCCACATCCATTGGAAAGGTGCAGCTGAGTTAGTGCTATCATCTTGCAAAAGTTGGCTTTCTCTGGATGGTTCAGTTCAGCCAATGGGTGCACAGAAG CGTAATGAGTACAAGAAATCAATTGAAGACATGGCAAAGAGTTCACTACGATGTGTTGCTTTTGCATATTGTCAATGTGATATTGAAAAAATTCCGAAGGAAGACATAGCTGATTGGAAGTTACCTGAGGAGGATCTGACTCTTCTTGGTATTGTGGGCATAAAG GATCCATGTCGCCCAGGAGTGAGGAGTGCTGTACAATTATGCAAAAATGCTGGTGTAAAG GTGCGCATGGTCACAGGAGATAATATTGAAACAGCCAAGGCAATAGCGTTGGAGTGCGGAATACTAGATGCAAATGGTGTTATTTCAGAGCCATTTGTAATAGAGGGAAAAGCGTTCCGCGAGATGTCTGAAATTGCAAGAGGAGAGATTGCTGACAAGATAACT GTCATGGGAAGATCATCTCCAAATGACAAACTTTTGCTTGTCCAAGCTTTGAAAAGGAAAGGCCATGTTGTGGCTGTCACTGGTGATGGCACAAATGATGCCCCTGCATTGCATGAG GCTGATATAGGTCTTGCAATGGGCATGTCAGGGACAGAAGTTGCTAAAGAAAGCTCTGACATTATAATCTTGGATGATGACTTCACATCTGTTGTGAAG GTTGTTCGCTGGGGACGCTCTGTCTATGCAAATATTCAGAAATTCATCCAGTTCCAGCTTACTGTTAACGTTGCCGCACTTGTGATTAATGTTATTGCAGCTGTGTCATCTGGTGACGTGCCTCTAAATGCTGTTGAG CTTCTCTGGGTGAACCTTATCATGGATACACTGGGAGCTCTTGCTTTAGCAACTGAACCACCAACAGACAACCTTATGAAGAGACAGCCTGTTGGTCGAAG GGAGCCACTTGTGACCAATATTATGTGGAGAAACTTGTTTGTCCAG GCCATTTACCAAATAGCAATCCTTCTTATCTTTAATTTCTCTGGAAAAAAGATTCTACGGCTGCAGAATGAAAGTCCAGATAACGCCGAGAAAATGAAGAACACATTTATCTTCAATACATTTGTATTTTGCCAG ATCTTCAACGAGTTCAATGCGCGTAAGCCTGAGGAAAGGAATGTCTTCAAAGGAGTAACAAAGAATCACCTCTTCATGGGAATAGTTTGTGTAACTACCGTGTTTCAG ATACTAATAGTTGAATTCCTGGGAAAGTTCTTTAAAATTGTGAGACTTAACTGGAGTCTATGGTTAGTTTCAGTTGCCATTGGCGTCGTAAG CTGGCCTTTGGCTTATCTAGGGAAATTCATTCCAGTTCCTGTAAGACCTCTCCAGGCCTATTTCAAGCCTTGTTGGAAATCATCACGCCGAG ACGAAGAGGAAGGCAGGCAGGGCTAA